CGCCGCCAGCCGCGCCGGGTCACCCGAGCGCAGCGCCGCCACCACCGAGTCGAGGTCACCGGCGACGGCCTCCAGCACGTCGGCGACGGGCTCGGCGTTGTGCTCCAGGATGTCGCACCACAGCCCGGACGGCCCGCCCGCCACGCGCGTGACGTCCAGCAGCCCCCGCCCGGCGAGGATCAGCGCCGCCTCACCCGCCCCGGCGAACCGGGCCGCCAGCGTCGAGGACACCACGTGCGGGGCATGCGACACCGCGGCGGCGGCCCGGTCGTGATCCTCGGCCCCCATCGCCACCACCCGCGCGCCGCACGCGCTCACCAGCGTGGTCACGGCGCGCACGGCGTGCGGCGACAGCGCCGGATGGTGACACACCGCCCACGGCCGCCCCTCGAACAGGTCGGCACTCGCGGCTCCCGGCCCGGACGACTCGCGCCCGGCCATCGGGTGCCCGGGCACGAAGCTCCCCAGGTCACACCCCGCAGCCTCGGCCTCCGCGAGCAGCCGCGCCTTGACGCTGGCCACGTCCGTGTAGAGCACCCCGAGGCCGCGCGCCTGCGCCCAGCGCAACATCGGCACGACGGCGGACGGCGGCGTGGCGATCACCACCACATCAGCGGGCCCCGACCCCCAAGGCACTCCCACACCCGCCTCTTGCGTAACGCCTCCGTCCGAAGCCGCACCCGCCGGCAGCGGCACCCCCGCACCCCGGCTCACGGCCGTCGCCACCGCACGCGGATCGCGGTCGGCGAGCGCCACGCGGACCCCGGCCCGGCGCAGGGCGAGCCCCACCGACGTGCCGATCAACCCGCACCCGATCACCGTGACCTTGCGCACCGCCCACCCGGGCGTCGTTGAGGTGCCAGATCCTGACATGGCAGTGCCTTCCCTGACGAGGCCTTCACGTTGACGTGGCCTTCACACTGGCGCGGCCTTCACGCTGGCGTGGCCTTCACGCTGGCGCGGCCTTCACGCTCCCGACCATGGTGCGCGCCCGCCCCACCGCCGGGCAGCGCCCCACCAGGTCCCCTTGCTGCACGGGCACGGCACCTTCCTGCCACGCCAGGCCAGGGTCCGCGTCCCGCACCCCTGCCTACGCTCGCGGCATGTCCTTCCACGAACTGCTGACCAGACCCGTCAGGGCCCCCGACCGCGTCATCCGCTTCGGCCCGCACCCCGACCAGGTCATCGACGTCCACCTCCCACCCCGGGAGACCGCGCCCGCGGTGGTCCTGCTGCACGGGGGCTTCTGGCTGTCGCAGTACGACAGGTCGCACACCCGCCCCATGGCCACCGCACTGGCGGACCTCGGGCACCGCGTGTACGTCCCGGAGTACCGCAGGCTGGGTCAGGAGGGCGGCGGCTACCCGGGCACCTTCGACGACGTGGCCACCGCGATCGACCTCGTCGCCGCCGAGCGGCGGGGCCGTGGCGGGGTCACCGTGGTGGGCCACTCGGCGGGCGGGCACCTGGCCCTCTGGTCGGCCCTGCGGCACCGCCTGCCGGCCTCCTGCCCGTGGCGCGGCGAGCCCGCCGTGGAGGCGGTGGTGGCCCTGGCGGCCCTGTCCGACCTGGGAGCGGCGTTCACCTCAGGGCTCGGCGGGGGAGCGGCGGCGCGCCTGGTGCACGGCCGCGCGGAGCTGACCGGCCTCCTCGATCCGGTACGGCTGCTGCCCCTCGCCCCCACGACCCGCGTCGCCCTCGTGCACGGCACCCGGGACCGGCTCGTGCCCGTGGAGATGAGCCGCAGGTTCGCCGCCCGCGCGGCCGTCGCGCTCACCGAGATCGAGGACGCCGGGCACTTCGCCCTCATCGACCCGCTCTCCGCCGCGTGGCCCGCGGTGATCCGCGCCCTCACCCCATCGGGCGGTGGCAGGAAGCGGTCACCGGCCTGCACCTTGCTGGCCGCCCGCACCCCCTTCTCCCGGGCCTGATCGCCGCACACTGAAAAGGCCGGACACTACCGAGAACGAAGGGTACAAAATGACCAACGTCACCTTTCTGGATAACCGCAATACCGCGAATTGGCCGCCGCGCTGGGAGGAATTCGTCAACCACGCCGGCGGCAGAACCGCTCACATCACGTTACATTCGGACGAACCGGGAATCCGCGGCCTGTTCCGCTACCGCCCGGAGGCCGCGCAGCCGCTGAACCTGCTGTCCGAGGTGCTCCTGTGCGGTGACGGCACGCTGACCAGAGGCGAGCGCGAGCTGATCGCGGCCTACGTGTCGTCGCTCAACCGCTGCCGCTTCTGCTACCACACCCACGCCGCCTTCGCCGCCGTCCGCGTCCCCGGTGGCATGGAACTGGTCGATCAGGTACGCGCCGACCCCGAGACCGCCCCCGTCCCCGGCAAGCTCAAGGCCCTGCTGGCGATCGCGGCGGCGGTGCAGCGCGGCGGCCAGGAGGTCACGCCCGAGCACGTGGCCGCGGCCAGGCGGGAAGGGGCCACGGACGACGAGATCCACGACACGGTGCTGATCGCGGCGGCGTTCTGCATGTACAACCGCTACGTGGACGGCCTGGCGACGCTGGCCTGCGACGACCCCGAGCACTACGCGGAGCGGGCCCGGCTGACCAGCGGCTACGTGGCCACCTGGAACGACGCCCTGCGGGAGGCCTCCTGAACGGCCACGGCCGAGCCCGCCACGGCCGAGCCCGTCACGGCCGAGCCCGTCACGGCCGAGCCCACCACGGCCGAGCACGGCGCGGACCCCGTACAGGCGCCCGCGCCTCACCGCCCGTCAGGCGAAGAACTCATCCACGGAGTAGGGATCGTACGGATAGCTCGTCCGCTCGCTGATCCTGCCACCGCTCAACCGGAAGAGCTGCAGGCCATGGTCGTTGAGGGTGCGCCCGTCCCGTTCACCGCGGATCGACAGCACGGCGGCCACGCGGTCCCCGCCGGCGAGGAAGTCCTCCGGCTCCAGCCGCAGCCCGCCGGAGGCGGCCTCGGCCAGCCGGGACAGGTAGCCGAGCACCTCCTCCTTGCCCCGGTAGTCCCTGGCCATCGGGCCGCGGCCGGGGACGTGGAAGACCACGTCGTCGGTGAGCAGATCTCGCAGGACGTCCAAGTCGCCCTTGGCGAGAGCGTCGTAGAAACCGCTGGCGACAGTGATGTGGGAATGTTCGGTCATGGAGTTCCGTCCCATCGCAAACAGGGCTGATGAGCCGTTCGCGACCTTACGCTGCGTAGATCCACAAAACAAGAAGACGTCCGAAATATGCTCATAAATGAGGAAAAGAGGACATTGACAGTGGATGAGCGACGACCCGATCATGCAGGAGGTGACCGACCGGATCGGCCGAAAATGAGGAGCATTAATGCCCCATATCCCCATCGATTCTGGTGAGCCCGGAATTCGCGGCCTCTTCGCCTTCCGCCCCGAGACGGCGGGACCGCTGAACGCCCTGGCCGAGACGCTGCTGCGCGGCGACAACACGCTCACGCGCGGCGAACGGGAGCTGATCGCCACCTACGTGTCGAACCTCAACGAGTGCCGCTTCTGCACCGCCTCGCACGCCGCGTTCGCCGCCGCCCAGCTGCCCGGCGGCATGGACCTGGTCGACCGGGTCCGCGCGGGCACGGCGGGCACCGAGATCTCGCCGAAGCTCACCGCCCTGCTGGCGATCGCCGCCGCCGTGCAGCGCAGCGGCCGCGAGGTCACCGGTGACCTCGTGGCGGCTGCCAGGGCAGAGGGCGCCACCGACCAGGAGATCCACGACACGGTGCTGATCGCGGCGGCGTTCTGCATGTTCAACCGGTACGTGGACGGCCTGGCCACGCACGCCCCCGACGACCCGGCCGGCTACGCCGCCGCGGCCGAGCGCGTCGTGCGGTACGGCTACGGCCACCCCGCCCCGCAGCAGGCGGGACACGCCGGGTGACGCACGACCACCGCTACCTGATCATCGGCGCGGGCCCCGGCGGCCTCCAGCTCAGCCACTTCCTGCAGCGGGCCGGAGCCGACTACGTCACGCTGGAGCGGGAGGAGTCGCCCGGCGGCTTCTTCCGCCGCTTCCCGCGCCACCGGCGGCTGATCTCGCTGAACAAGGTCCACACCGGCGAGAAGGACCGCGAGATCCAGCTCCGCTGGGACTGGAACTCGCTGCTCAACGAGGGCCCCGAGCTGACCTTCCCCAGCTATTCGCAGGAGTACTTCCCGCACGCCGACGACCTGCTGCGCTACCTCGCCGACTTCCAGCGCGTGCATGACCTGCGCGTCCGCTACGCCACGCCGGTGCTGCGGGTGGAGCGGAGCGGCGGCCGGTTCGCCGTGCACACCGCCGGTGACCTCTACCGCGCCGACTGCGTGATCGTGGCCACCGGGTTCGGCGGGCCGCACGTGCCCGACATCCCCGGCATCGAGCTGGCCACCGGCTACGAGGACGTGCCGGCCGGCGGCGAGGGCTTCGCCGGGCAGCGGGTGCTCATCCTCGGCAAGGGCAACTCGGCGTTCGAGACCGCCCAGGCGCTGCTGCCGTACGCGTCGGTGATCCACCTGGCCAGCCCCAGCCCCGTACGGCTGACCTGGGCCAGCAAGCACCCCGGGCACGTGCGCGGCCAGTACGGCGCGCTGCTGGACAGCTACTGGTTCAAGACGCTGCACGCCGTGCTGGAGTGCACGGTGGACCGGATCTGGCGGGAGAACGGCGGCTTCCGGGCCGCGATCACCTACACGCTCGCCGACGGCGAGCAGGCGGTGCTCGACTACGACGCCGTGCTGCGCTGCACCGGCTTCACCATGGACACCGGGCCGTTCGACGCCTCCTGCCGGCCCGAGCTGGCCCCGAACGGCCGCATCCCGGCCATCCGCCCCGACTTCCAGTCCGCCAACGTCGACGGCCTCTACTTCGCCGGCACGCTCATGCAGGCCCGCGACTTCAAGCGCGCGTCCTCGGCGTTCATCGACGGCTTCCGCTACAACCTGCGCACGCTGGCCGCGCTCCTGCGCGAACGCTACGACGGCGTGCCGCTGCGCTCGCGCGAGCTGCCCGCCGACGCCGGGCTGCTGACCGACGACGTGCTCGGCCGCGTCAATCACAGCTCGGCGCTGTGGACCCAGTTCGAGTACCTGGCGGACGCGTACGTGATCGACGCGGCGAACCGGACGGCCCGGCACTTCGAGGACCTCCCGGAGGACTACGCCGTCTCCCGCTTCGCCGCGGAGGACCTGCTGCTCACCGTCACCCTGCGCTGGGGCCCCCGCGACCGGC
The nucleotide sequence above comes from Nonomuraea gerenzanensis. Encoded proteins:
- a CDS encoding NAD(P)-binding domain-containing protein: MTHDHRYLIIGAGPGGLQLSHFLQRAGADYVTLEREESPGGFFRRFPRHRRLISLNKVHTGEKDREIQLRWDWNSLLNEGPELTFPSYSQEYFPHADDLLRYLADFQRVHDLRVRYATPVLRVERSGGRFAVHTAGDLYRADCVIVATGFGGPHVPDIPGIELATGYEDVPAGGEGFAGQRVLILGKGNSAFETAQALLPYASVIHLASPSPVRLTWASKHPGHVRGQYGALLDSYWFKTLHAVLECTVDRIWRENGGFRAAITYTLADGEQAVLDYDAVLRCTGFTMDTGPFDASCRPELAPNGRIPAIRPDFQSANVDGLYFAGTLMQARDFKRASSAFIDGFRYNLRTLAALLRERYDGVPLRSRELPADAGLLTDDVLGRVNHSSALWTQFEYLADAYVIDAANRTARHFEDLPEDYAVSRFAAEDLLLTVTLRWGPRDRHPDVFAIRRHPTPDRADECAFLHPVVRVWRRGEQVAERHLLEDLQARWQDPVRHAAPLRAFLAEHLPAA
- a CDS encoding carboxymuconolactone decarboxylase family protein is translated as MPHIPIDSGEPGIRGLFAFRPETAGPLNALAETLLRGDNTLTRGERELIATYVSNLNECRFCTASHAAFAAAQLPGGMDLVDRVRAGTAGTEISPKLTALLAIAAAVQRSGREVTGDLVAAARAEGATDQEIHDTVLIAAAFCMFNRYVDGLATHAPDDPAGYAAAAERVVRYGYGHPAPQQAGHAG
- a CDS encoding alpha/beta hydrolase, encoding MSFHELLTRPVRAPDRVIRFGPHPDQVIDVHLPPRETAPAVVLLHGGFWLSQYDRSHTRPMATALADLGHRVYVPEYRRLGQEGGGYPGTFDDVATAIDLVAAERRGRGGVTVVGHSAGGHLALWSALRHRLPASCPWRGEPAVEAVVALAALSDLGAAFTSGLGGGAAARLVHGRAELTGLLDPVRLLPLAPTTRVALVHGTRDRLVPVEMSRRFAARAAVALTEIEDAGHFALIDPLSAAWPAVIRALTPSGGGRKRSPACTLLAARTPFSRA
- a CDS encoding prephenate dehydrogenase, whose translation is MRKVTVIGCGLIGTSVGLALRRAGVRVALADRDPRAVATAVSRGAGVPLPAGAASDGGVTQEAGVGVPWGSGPADVVVIATPPSAVVPMLRWAQARGLGVLYTDVASVKARLLAEAEAAGCDLGSFVPGHPMAGRESSGPGAASADLFEGRPWAVCHHPALSPHAVRAVTTLVSACGARVVAMGAEDHDRAAAAVSHAPHVVSSTLAARFAGAGEAALILAGRGLLDVTRVAGGPSGLWCDILEHNAEPVADVLEAVAGDLDSVVAALRSGDPARLAALTDVLGAGNAGRSRIVRSWPGASGAPRPPVRRRQDPAPQTYSV
- a CDS encoding carboxymuconolactone decarboxylase family protein, with the translated sequence MTNVTFLDNRNTANWPPRWEEFVNHAGGRTAHITLHSDEPGIRGLFRYRPEAAQPLNLLSEVLLCGDGTLTRGERELIAAYVSSLNRCRFCYHTHAAFAAVRVPGGMELVDQVRADPETAPVPGKLKALLAIAAAVQRGGQEVTPEHVAAARREGATDDEIHDTVLIAAAFCMYNRYVDGLATLACDDPEHYAERARLTSGYVATWNDALREAS
- a CDS encoding nuclear transport factor 2 family protein — encoded protein: MTEHSHITVASGFYDALAKGDLDVLRDLLTDDVVFHVPGRGPMARDYRGKEEVLGYLSRLAEAASGGLRLEPEDFLAGGDRVAAVLSIRGERDGRTLNDHGLQLFRLSGGRISERTSYPYDPYSVDEFFA